A window from Micromonospora terminaliae encodes these proteins:
- a CDS encoding DUF6361 family protein, whose amino-acid sequence MASGLSWLDSSREDQQRLRELLKLFSDTESRDELGIGQVRDAFSDLLFPGTSVIQTRARYLLIVPWCFQEAQRRGLRGDRFAAQVDRNERKVIDALLRGDDTEGVIGRRAGVGVRTLPSSIYAAALLRYGIRTGADDSAPGGRLASGLVEADELTERSGGMWHRTLPSAPASFPAEVEGGLRLSPEEARWLRERLLAAAPSTLLAYLLQPENCPGWDSTAPWDEPAALVAPEPIGSLVRDAVRFSLAIHGAALLYNLLVAERYQVAGLTEHEEPVDWYRNELKGWDDRVSAERGLKGWDRSGMWDRLIEQNPRIAGNVAGRRFIDRWLEAVTSGAAGGAADDQSLRNLVAERERSVKKGQSRLVNEKLLRTWSGASGSRQLVFRWPQVRRILIDVHDGCAADLPEAAGARA is encoded by the coding sequence ATGGCTTCGGGACTGAGCTGGCTGGACAGCTCCCGCGAGGACCAGCAACGCCTGCGCGAGTTGCTCAAGCTGTTCAGCGATACGGAAAGCCGGGACGAGTTGGGCATCGGCCAGGTCCGGGACGCGTTCAGCGACCTGCTCTTCCCTGGCACGTCGGTCATCCAGACCCGGGCGCGGTATCTGCTGATTGTTCCGTGGTGCTTCCAGGAGGCGCAGCGCCGGGGGCTGCGCGGTGACCGCTTCGCCGCGCAGGTCGATCGCAACGAGCGGAAGGTAATCGACGCTCTGCTGCGCGGGGATGACACGGAGGGGGTGATCGGCCGGCGGGCCGGGGTGGGTGTGCGGACGCTGCCGTCGAGCATCTACGCGGCGGCGCTGCTGCGGTACGGCATCCGGACTGGCGCCGACGACAGCGCGCCCGGCGGCCGGCTCGCATCGGGCCTGGTTGAAGCCGATGAGCTGACCGAGCGGTCGGGCGGAATGTGGCACCGGACTCTGCCGTCGGCTCCGGCGAGTTTTCCGGCGGAGGTCGAGGGTGGGCTGAGGCTGAGTCCGGAGGAGGCCCGATGGCTGCGGGAACGGCTTCTCGCCGCCGCGCCGAGCACCCTGCTGGCATACCTGCTCCAGCCCGAGAACTGTCCAGGCTGGGACAGTACGGCGCCGTGGGATGAGCCGGCGGCGCTCGTTGCTCCGGAGCCGATCGGATCGTTGGTGCGGGACGCGGTGCGGTTCTCGTTGGCGATCCACGGTGCGGCGCTGCTGTACAACCTGCTCGTCGCCGAGCGGTATCAGGTGGCAGGTCTGACCGAGCACGAGGAGCCGGTGGACTGGTACCGCAATGAGCTGAAGGGCTGGGACGATCGTGTGTCGGCGGAGCGGGGCCTCAAGGGCTGGGACCGGTCGGGTATGTGGGATCGGCTGATCGAACAGAATCCGCGGATCGCCGGGAATGTCGCCGGGCGCCGGTTCATCGACCGCTGGCTCGAGGCGGTCACCAGCGGAGCCGCGGGTGGCGCCGCGGACGACCAGAGCCTGCGGAACCTGGTGGCCGAGCGGGAACGGTCGGTGAAGAAGGGTCAGTCTCGGCTGGTCAACGAGAAGCTGCTGCGTACCTGGAGCGGCGCGTCGGGCAGCAGGCAACTGGTGTTCCGCTGGCCGCAGGTACGCCGGATCCTCATCGACGTCCACGACGGCTGCGCCGCCGACCTGCCGGAGGCTGCCGGTGCTCGCGCCTGA
- a CDS encoding tyrosine-type recombinase/integrase, with amino-acid sequence MKIRDLAREKGLPRRMTTHGPRRSLLTLLATEGVDLTALRTMAGRASVTTTINVYVHATRRHHVPVRRIVGDFLGVDELAAAGWWPVGGRERTGRGRRAEWPAGPRLRRCGVPYSMCGAGGMMGRWITMSCAVRCYGGSGTPEGLFDVALTNGLAAIVAFDNTGLERGTNGRMLSASALLKVLEDAGTSLTMGPYAKLLRSLSRCATAEQATRFLLASLYEQAAPDASGIAGIDDQFCQAENLEECDECWRITFPASFDEFGGTDSHGRCFACGYERDAETAWRDARDAEWARVMSKD; translated from the coding sequence GTGAAGATCCGCGACCTGGCGCGGGAGAAGGGCCTGCCACGCCGGATGACGACGCACGGGCCGCGCCGCTCGCTGCTGACGCTGCTCGCCACGGAGGGCGTCGACCTGACGGCGCTGCGGACGATGGCCGGCCGCGCGAGCGTAACCACGACGATAAACGTCTACGTGCACGCAACGCGGCGGCACCACGTGCCGGTGCGGCGGATCGTCGGGGACTTCCTCGGCGTCGACGAGTTGGCGGCCGCCGGCTGGTGGCCGGTTGGCGGGCGCGAGCGGACAGGACGTGGCCGGCGGGCCGAGTGGCCCGCCGGGCCGCGCCTTCGCCGCTGCGGCGTGCCATATTCGATGTGCGGGGCTGGCGGCATGATGGGACGGTGGATCACCATGAGTTGCGCCGTCAGGTGCTACGGCGGATCTGGTACCCCTGAAGGGCTCTTCGATGTCGCCCTGACGAATGGCCTCGCCGCGATAGTGGCGTTCGACAATACCGGCCTGGAGCGCGGCACGAACGGCAGGATGCTGTCGGCTAGCGCGCTGCTCAAGGTTCTCGAGGATGCGGGCACGAGCTTGACTATGGGGCCCTACGCGAAGCTCTTAAGGTCACTCAGCCGATGCGCCACGGCCGAGCAGGCGACGAGGTTCTTGTTGGCGAGCTTGTATGAACAGGCGGCCCCCGATGCTTCGGGAATTGCTGGCATAGATGATCAGTTTTGCCAGGCCGAAAACCTCGAGGAGTGCGACGAATGCTGGCGGATCACATTCCCAGCGAGCTTCGATGAGTTCGGTGGCACCGACTCGCATGGGCGGTGCTTTGCCTGCGGCTACGAGCGGGATGCGGAGACAGCATGGCGAGATGCCCGCGATGCCGAGTGGGCACGGGTTATGAGCAAGGACTGA
- a CDS encoding SGNH/GDSL hydrolase family protein, whose translation MAIWTARPRTAAIAASVVMAASLAVPGSALAAGPQVTMTRTAGTAGIVTRINSMQPCPVPAGEPWSLVVATFVDAAGKSWPAETWSTDADGTWGLDGYPLRVPRREAVSFNPPVMGGDPAAGPATVAVTCRSYTDQSVLLQYAPVAFTVTGPSPTLSVSAAAVAPGGRLTVAPSARCPGGPGIASIALEEESGALHGDAEPVVDAQGSWPATSFLVPATLSPGTYAVNVSCSWSRTDWAYYAQTFIAVGSGGSGSPPPVTVALGDSFSSGEGNPKFDVPTDLPGMNMCHRAGWAAWPRLLGVRADHHLACSGDTVADLYESRQTLAPDNRSQLSRLWEIERLLNNAGDHVDRVTLTIGGNDIGFSAIMGDCFFRECLAHPEDNLAAVHNLLPRVVTLIRQIKKAAPEAEVVLVGYPRLFPKNQRDNTCWWLTPRERARANQLGVDLDATLRRAAASAGARFVLVADALNGHELCTADSWVFQVDPTIYRKDQRQGHPLWPGQRAIARAVARELGLPAV comes from the coding sequence ATGGCGATCTGGACGGCCCGCCCGCGTACAGCGGCGATAGCGGCAAGCGTTGTGATGGCGGCGAGTCTTGCCGTACCGGGGTCGGCACTCGCCGCCGGCCCGCAGGTGACGATGACAAGAACCGCCGGAACAGCCGGCATCGTCACGCGCATCAACTCGATGCAACCGTGCCCCGTGCCAGCCGGGGAGCCATGGTCCTTGGTTGTCGCGACATTCGTAGACGCCGCAGGCAAGAGCTGGCCAGCGGAGACGTGGTCGACCGACGCCGACGGCACCTGGGGCCTCGACGGCTATCCCCTGCGCGTGCCCCGCCGAGAGGCTGTCTCGTTCAATCCGCCCGTGATGGGCGGCGACCCGGCGGCTGGCCCCGCGACCGTGGCGGTAACCTGCCGGTCCTATACGGACCAATCGGTCCTGCTGCAATACGCTCCGGTGGCGTTTACGGTCACCGGACCGTCACCGACGCTCAGCGTGTCGGCGGCCGCCGTCGCACCAGGCGGGCGCTTAACGGTGGCACCATCTGCTCGGTGCCCTGGAGGACCGGGCATCGCCTCGATTGCTCTAGAAGAGGAATCCGGCGCCTTGCACGGCGATGCCGAGCCTGTAGTAGACGCCCAAGGCAGCTGGCCGGCCACCTCGTTCCTGGTTCCGGCCACGCTCAGCCCTGGCACCTACGCGGTCAACGTCAGCTGCAGTTGGAGTAGGACGGACTGGGCCTACTACGCCCAAACCTTCATCGCCGTTGGCTCGGGTGGCAGTGGATCCCCGCCGCCCGTCACGGTCGCACTCGGTGACTCCTTCTCGTCCGGCGAGGGCAACCCGAAGTTCGATGTGCCTACTGATCTGCCAGGTATGAATATGTGCCACCGCGCGGGCTGGGCGGCATGGCCGCGTCTGCTGGGCGTGCGCGCGGATCACCACCTAGCCTGCTCTGGCGACACCGTGGCCGACCTGTACGAGAGCAGGCAGACCCTCGCCCCCGACAACCGGAGCCAGTTGAGCCGGCTGTGGGAGATCGAAAGGCTGCTGAACAACGCGGGCGACCATGTCGACCGAGTGACCCTGACTATCGGCGGTAACGATATCGGCTTCAGCGCGATCATGGGCGACTGCTTCTTTAGGGAATGCCTAGCTCATCCAGAAGACAACCTCGCCGCCGTGCATAACCTGCTCCCACGCGTCGTCACGCTGATCAGGCAGATCAAGAAGGCCGCGCCCGAGGCCGAGGTCGTCCTCGTCGGCTACCCGCGCCTCTTCCCGAAGAATCAGCGCGACAACACGTGCTGGTGGCTCACTCCGCGCGAGCGGGCGCGCGCTAACCAACTCGGCGTCGACCTTGACGCCACTCTGCGCCGTGCGGCGGCCAGTGCCGGAGCCCGCTTCGTCCTCGTAGCAGACGCGCTCAACGGTCATGAGCTGTGCACGGCCGATAGCTGGGTTTTTCAGGTCGACCCGACGATCTACCGTAAGGACCAGCGCCAGGGACACCCACTATGGCCAGGGCAGCGGGCGATTGCCCGCGCGGTCGCCCGCGAGTTGGGCCTACCGGCGGTCTGA
- a CDS encoding TerB family tellurite resistance protein, with protein MAMDLRDVGLGRLKGVADAAGRMVADGTSAARQLVVDAAGDAQEIVKQSAEQVMAKVGEVKDGLSAWSSGNPADSGDLSALGADGKLLYCRVLVSLALVDGLLDPREIANLYLFASTIGLDDEARSELRREITGAQRDAASDAGVPDVTVELSRELHDRLEEDQREPVFTVLVRDLVRISRADRHAADAERERIVLVAGLVFAESADKVVEATERFVIAEEDFASGKITTSQLETTTKDIAARAAAFGAPIAAISLAGSVSGLSGAGITSGLAALGFGGLLGLSAMATGIGTVVILGVAVHQGARWVLATNERERENRREHLIQQVIKNHQQAMAELTDDIAGLAHRMEAHLTQTTRNEERLATLRDELAAFQLALVNLQTSQEAFERREPLSVG; from the coding sequence ATGGCGATGGACCTTCGTGATGTTGGGCTTGGACGGCTGAAGGGCGTTGCCGACGCCGCCGGACGGATGGTTGCCGACGGCACGAGCGCCGCGAGGCAGCTTGTCGTTGATGCTGCTGGCGATGCACAGGAGATCGTGAAGCAGTCCGCCGAGCAGGTGATGGCGAAGGTCGGAGAGGTCAAGGACGGCCTGTCGGCCTGGTCGTCCGGCAACCCCGCCGATTCCGGCGACTTGTCCGCGCTCGGCGCGGACGGGAAGTTGCTCTATTGCCGGGTGTTGGTGAGCTTGGCGCTGGTCGACGGCCTCCTCGATCCTCGCGAGATCGCGAATCTGTACCTGTTCGCATCGACGATCGGTCTCGACGACGAAGCGCGATCGGAGTTGCGCAGGGAAATCACTGGGGCGCAACGGGATGCCGCGAGCGACGCAGGGGTCCCTGACGTCACGGTGGAGCTGTCCAGGGAACTGCACGACCGCCTCGAGGAGGATCAGCGCGAGCCGGTGTTCACGGTGCTGGTGCGCGATCTGGTGCGAATCTCGCGTGCTGACAGACATGCTGCAGACGCCGAGCGTGAGCGAATCGTGCTGGTCGCAGGACTCGTGTTCGCCGAGTCAGCTGACAAGGTCGTGGAGGCGACCGAGCGGTTCGTGATTGCGGAAGAGGACTTCGCTTCCGGCAAGATCACGACCAGCCAGTTGGAGACCACCACCAAGGACATTGCTGCCAGGGCGGCTGCGTTCGGTGCCCCGATCGCCGCGATCAGTCTTGCTGGCAGCGTCTCCGGCCTCAGCGGGGCGGGAATCACCTCGGGTCTGGCCGCCCTGGGGTTCGGCGGCCTGCTGGGCCTGAGCGCGATGGCCACCGGGATCGGCACCGTGGTGATCCTCGGGGTCGCGGTTCACCAAGGCGCGCGTTGGGTGCTGGCCACCAACGAGCGCGAACGAGAAAATCGGCGCGAGCATCTGATTCAGCAAGTCATCAAGAATCACCAGCAGGCAATGGCCGAGCTCACCGACGACATCGCCGGGCTCGCTCACCGGATGGAGGCCCACCTCACCCAGACCACGAGGAACGAGGAGCGACTCGCCACGCTCAGGGATGAGTTGGCCGCCTTCCAGTTGGCCCTGGTGAATCTGCAGACCAGTCAGGAGGCCTTCGAACGGCGGGAGCCGCTCAGTGTCGGGTGA
- a CDS encoding CDP-alcohol phosphatidyltransferase family protein, translating into MQSHSWTHTRQPPPQLRRTGSSRRHLPNALSIGRILITPIFGVTLIQAGDGHSWRAGALFGAAALTDQIDGWLARRWRAESRLGALVDPLADKLIIGTAMVVLMHAGRIPEVAFALVLLRQGVLWGARAYSRGRYGFPVSRMARASAWVLYASLWLIIITPPGTRWPLGLFWVGIALALAEVWPYTQVLRRHSRRPSDTVPGAADLVDQGGQLRDRRDAAWTRV; encoded by the coding sequence ATGCAAAGCCATAGCTGGACACATACCCGCCAGCCGCCGCCGCAGTTGCGACGGACCGGTTCTTCGCGCAGACACCTCCCGAACGCCCTCAGCATCGGCCGGATCCTGATTACACCGATCTTCGGGGTAACACTGATCCAAGCCGGGGACGGGCACAGCTGGCGGGCTGGCGCGCTTTTCGGCGCAGCCGCGCTTACGGACCAGATCGACGGTTGGCTGGCAAGGCGGTGGCGAGCGGAGTCACGGCTCGGCGCGCTGGTCGATCCACTTGCCGACAAGCTGATCATCGGTACGGCCATGGTCGTGTTGATGCACGCCGGCCGGATTCCGGAAGTGGCCTTCGCATTGGTCTTGCTTCGGCAAGGGGTGTTGTGGGGCGCGCGGGCGTATTCGCGGGGGCGCTACGGCTTTCCAGTCAGTCGCATGGCGCGGGCCAGCGCATGGGTTCTATATGCGTCGCTGTGGCTGATCATCATCACGCCTCCCGGTACGCGTTGGCCGCTCGGGCTGTTCTGGGTCGGCATCGCTTTGGCACTCGCCGAGGTCTGGCCGTACACGCAGGTGCTGAGGAGACATTCCCGGCGGCCATCCGACACGGTGCCGGGCGCCGCGGATCTGGTTGACCAGGGTGGCCAGCTTCGCGACAGAAGGGATGCGGCATGGACGAGGGTCTGA
- a CDS encoding alpha/beta fold hydrolase, producing the protein MIEELGIRLITIDRPGVGRSDPEPGRMLLHWPPNVEAVADHLAISSFAVVGRSAGAAYAAACAFSLPHRVMSATLISGVGPPSTGAWKLLATSDFRKLIFWLRLVPPLARPTLWLGVRLIRPHVRRLLDRHIAGLPAADQQVLGDGAMHAMRVSSLQEAFCQAEVGIYHDALLLARDWGFDPAAISTPVRIWHGESDTIVNVEFGRRLATAIRHSRSSFTADAGHYLMFTHWRQILEAVVEDSRAEHVAANGRGTASPARRDEVELPRVPDLTSGP; encoded by the coding sequence GTGATCGAGGAGCTCGGGATCCGACTCATCACGATCGACCGCCCCGGTGTCGGTCGCTCCGACCCGGAGCCAGGTCGAATGCTGCTCCACTGGCCCCCCAACGTGGAAGCGGTCGCCGATCACCTCGCCATCTCGTCGTTCGCGGTGGTCGGCCGCTCAGCCGGAGCCGCATATGCCGCCGCCTGCGCCTTCAGCCTGCCGCATCGCGTCATGTCGGCCACGCTCATCAGCGGCGTCGGACCGCCCTCGACGGGTGCCTGGAAGCTGCTGGCCACCTCCGATTTCCGGAAGCTGATCTTCTGGCTGAGACTCGTGCCACCGTTGGCGCGCCCGACACTCTGGCTCGGGGTGCGGCTGATCCGTCCGCATGTTCGTCGTCTGCTCGATCGGCACATCGCCGGCCTCCCCGCAGCCGACCAGCAGGTGTTGGGCGATGGCGCGATGCATGCCATGCGTGTGTCGAGTCTGCAGGAGGCGTTCTGTCAGGCAGAAGTCGGGATCTATCACGACGCGCTGCTGTTGGCGCGCGATTGGGGCTTCGACCCGGCAGCCATCAGCACGCCGGTTCGAATCTGGCACGGCGAGTCGGACACGATCGTCAACGTCGAGTTCGGCCGCCGCCTCGCCACTGCGATTCGGCACAGCCGGTCGTCCTTCACCGCCGACGCTGGCCACTACCTCATGTTTACCCACTGGAGGCAGATCCTCGAGGCCGTGGTGGAGGACAGCCGGGCCGAGCACGTCGCGGCCAACGGACGCGGCACCGCATCACCGGCCCGGCGTGACGAGGTGGAGCTGCCCCGGGTGCCGGACCTTACGAGCGGACCGTGA
- a CDS encoding glycerol-3-phosphate acyltransferase: MSRRTHTSRLAAALLLGSVPFAQWVARVAAAQDLRRVDNGTVSATGVFRVAGHLPFVAVCLLDVGKGATAALMIRHLPPGTRAVGAGLVVVGHNWSPFLQGAGGRGVLPALGALAVAHPTGAAVLLGGILGGYARGDTAPGCFLAQTLLTPLLALTGGRRAALFGAAVAAPMLAKRIAGNGTYGRPASARTYWTRAVYDRDRR, encoded by the coding sequence ATGAGCAGGCGCACACACACCAGCCGACTGGCCGCAGCCCTGCTGCTCGGCTCCGTCCCGTTCGCCCAGTGGGTCGCGCGAGTCGCGGCCGCCCAGGACCTGCGTCGCGTCGACAACGGAACCGTCTCCGCCACTGGCGTCTTCCGGGTTGCTGGCCATCTGCCGTTTGTTGCCGTCTGCCTATTGGACGTCGGCAAGGGAGCGACCGCCGCCCTGATGATCCGGCATCTGCCGCCGGGCACGCGAGCGGTTGGGGCGGGACTGGTCGTGGTGGGCCACAACTGGTCACCGTTTCTCCAGGGCGCCGGCGGCCGGGGCGTCCTACCAGCGTTGGGAGCCCTCGCCGTCGCCCACCCCACCGGCGCCGCAGTGCTACTCGGCGGGATCCTCGGCGGATACGCGCGGGGGGACACCGCTCCCGGCTGTTTCCTCGCCCAAACTCTCCTGACGCCACTGCTCGCGCTCACCGGCGGCCGGCGGGCTGCCCTGTTCGGCGCGGCGGTGGCCGCGCCGATGCTGGCCAAGCGGATCGCCGGTAATGGAACGTACGGTCGACCGGCCAGCGCCCGCACTTACTGGACCCGAGCGGTGTACGACCGTGACCGGCGTTGA
- a CDS encoding polyprenyl synthetase family protein codes for MTGVDERTVLMLTNSDLTHDRLFLDAVEQMMLAELDRWDWGPVPELRRMVASQLTRGGKRLRPLLAWTVAEAYGRSWQDIVAPATSVELYHLASLVLDDVQDNSDVRRGRPALHTTAATSTAINVAAVTRSLSYHLIHRCDGPTPQQKLALHRELDTAATCLVMGQSIDIGWGAGWYGQPADFPYLSMVRWKTGSLFGCAAAMGAVIAGAPDTDTVRDFGLAFGSFYQGVDDYLDTFGDETVLGRPRLEDFRGGKLNAPLLRLLDVLTTAGDGETVKSIRDGLGDRDASWEWLLDLMHRHGIADALRRDLAQEATHLAAEHAANMPTGRSAGMARLIDTVMRRAGIPWQDPAITAHV; via the coding sequence GTGACCGGCGTTGACGAACGGACAGTGTTGATGCTGACCAACAGCGACTTGACGCACGACAGGCTCTTTCTCGACGCCGTCGAACAGATGATGCTCGCCGAACTCGACCGTTGGGACTGGGGGCCGGTGCCAGAACTACGCCGTATGGTGGCATCGCAGCTGACCAGAGGCGGCAAGCGGCTACGACCACTGTTGGCCTGGACGGTCGCGGAGGCGTACGGGCGGAGCTGGCAGGACATTGTCGCGCCCGCCACCAGCGTGGAGCTGTACCACCTCGCGTCGTTAGTCCTCGACGACGTGCAGGACAACTCTGACGTTCGACGGGGCCGTCCGGCCCTGCACACCACCGCGGCGACGAGTACCGCGATCAACGTCGCCGCCGTCACCAGGTCTCTCTCCTACCACCTAATCCATCGATGCGATGGGCCGACGCCCCAGCAGAAGCTGGCGTTGCACCGTGAGCTGGACACCGCCGCCACGTGTCTGGTCATGGGACAGAGCATTGACATCGGGTGGGGCGCCGGCTGGTACGGACAGCCTGCAGACTTTCCTTACCTTTCGATGGTGCGGTGGAAGACCGGCTCCCTCTTCGGCTGTGCGGCAGCGATGGGAGCGGTCATCGCCGGAGCGCCGGATACGGACACAGTCCGGGACTTCGGCCTGGCCTTCGGCTCCTTCTACCAAGGGGTGGATGACTACCTCGACACCTTCGGTGACGAGACCGTGCTCGGTCGTCCCCGACTCGAGGATTTCCGGGGTGGCAAACTGAACGCTCCGCTGCTCCGCCTCCTCGACGTGCTGACAACGGCCGGCGACGGCGAGACGGTCAAGTCGATCCGCGATGGCTTGGGCGATCGCGATGCGAGCTGGGAGTGGTTGCTGGACCTGATGCACCGGCACGGAATCGCCGATGCCCTCCGCCGAGACCTCGCCCAGGAGGCCACTCACCTGGCCGCCGAGCACGCCGCCAACATGCCGACCGGTCGCAGCGCCGGCATGGCCCGCCTGATCGACACGGTGATGCGGCGGGCGGGCATCCCCTGGCAGGACCCCGCCATCACAGCGCACGTCTGA
- a CDS encoding lysylphosphatidylglycerol synthase transmembrane domain-containing protein translates to MTAVAVLLIAALALRHQLHYVPRSLALLTSAAPGWLAGAAVLSIWSVVMLAEQQRRLLRALGTRMSPWRAVGIAYAQSSVAITVPGGSAVATAFTVRQLRAGGASLDAAVATVALSGAASVLGLMALCLPGAVLAGVGEALQMEGAATIAVALAITLALPAMLRSLPPLLLRYWQHRTAQPRRRMRAPSWVVRRWWRMGRSRKLGRDTFDAMRRLREQDWYAAVAFAVLNWFADACCLAAVARSMKIDVELAVVGTAYLAVQAGKFISPIPGGLGVAEPTLVMVLCAAGVDVLPATSTTLVYRAFSYWAVALVGLPLWLRLHRRAAATAG, encoded by the coding sequence ATGACCGCCGTCGCCGTTCTGCTGATCGCCGCCCTGGCACTGCGTCATCAGCTTCACTACGTGCCTCGGAGCCTTGCGTTGCTGACGTCGGCCGCACCGGGATGGCTCGCCGGCGCCGCGGTGCTCAGCATCTGGTCGGTCGTGATGCTCGCGGAGCAACAACGTCGGTTGCTCCGAGCCCTGGGCACCCGCATGTCGCCGTGGCGCGCCGTCGGCATCGCCTATGCGCAGTCCTCGGTCGCGATCACAGTGCCCGGCGGATCAGCCGTAGCGACCGCGTTCACGGTGCGGCAGTTGCGCGCCGGCGGAGCATCGCTCGATGCGGCCGTCGCCACGGTCGCCCTGTCCGGAGCCGCATCGGTGCTGGGCCTCATGGCTCTCTGCCTGCCTGGAGCGGTGCTGGCCGGCGTCGGCGAGGCTCTGCAGATGGAGGGAGCCGCTACGATTGCGGTGGCACTCGCGATCACGTTGGCCCTCCCGGCAATGCTGCGGTCACTGCCTCCGCTCCTGCTGCGATACTGGCAACACCGCACCGCCCAACCACGCCGGCGGATGCGTGCCCCCTCCTGGGTCGTACGACGCTGGTGGCGCATGGGTCGAAGTCGGAAGCTCGGGCGCGACACCTTCGACGCGATGCGCCGGCTGCGAGAGCAGGACTGGTACGCCGCCGTGGCGTTCGCTGTCCTCAATTGGTTTGCGGACGCGTGCTGCCTCGCCGCCGTCGCCCGCAGCATGAAGATCGACGTAGAACTGGCGGTCGTTGGCACCGCGTACCTCGCGGTGCAGGCCGGCAAGTTTATCTCTCCGATTCCTGGCGGCCTCGGCGTCGCGGAACCGACCCTGGTGATGGTGCTCTGCGCCGCAGGCGTCGATGTGCTACCTGCGACCTCGACGACGCTGGTGTATCGAGCATTCTCCTACTGGGCTGTGGCGCTCGTCGGCCTGCCCCTATGGCTACGGCTTCATCGAAGGGCAGCAGCCACCGCCGGATGA
- a CDS encoding glycerol-3-phosphate acyltransferase has translation MADHVWDFAVLVLAYLVGAVPFSNLVAHRYAGLDLRHAGTGTTTPANLHRTAGLRPAVLAGVLEVAKGMVGPALIGPDRPLLAAVAGGLAVTGHNWSPLLRGRGGRGISTATGALLVVAWPGAVFMFGCLVMGILTRRVLVFMRAAAFALLPLLGLIDGRRGLLLGAILVGPIGFKTTHEIFRRRLLDPLVRRGAKRSGDGTDIVIRGCGRDAPP, from the coding sequence GTGGCGGACCACGTGTGGGACTTCGCAGTGCTCGTGCTCGCGTACCTCGTTGGAGCGGTTCCGTTCTCGAATCTGGTCGCGCACCGGTACGCCGGTCTGGATCTTCGCCATGCTGGCACCGGCACAACGACACCGGCGAACCTTCACCGGACAGCCGGCCTGCGTCCGGCCGTCCTCGCCGGTGTGCTCGAAGTAGCCAAGGGAATGGTGGGACCAGCGCTGATCGGCCCGGACCGTCCGCTGCTGGCCGCGGTGGCTGGCGGGCTCGCCGTCACGGGCCACAACTGGTCGCCACTGTTGCGGGGGCGGGGTGGCCGGGGCATCTCCACGGCGACCGGAGCCCTGCTGGTGGTCGCATGGCCGGGCGCCGTCTTCATGTTCGGGTGCCTCGTGATGGGCATATTGACGCGTCGGGTCCTGGTGTTCATGCGTGCGGCGGCGTTCGCACTGCTGCCGCTGTTGGGCTTGATCGACGGAAGACGCGGGCTACTTCTCGGTGCCATTCTGGTCGGCCCGATCGGTTTCAAGACCACACACGAGATCTTTCGGCGTCGACTCCTTGATCCCCTTGTGCGTCGTGGGGCCAAACGCAGTGGAGACGGTACGGACATTGTCATCCGCGGGTGCGGCCGGGACGCTCCGCCCTAA